From the genome of Impatiens glandulifera chromosome 9, dImpGla2.1, whole genome shotgun sequence, one region includes:
- the LOC124916101 gene encoding agamous-like MADS-box protein AGL82 produces MGRGKLSMNLISNVKTRKATFNKRKKGLIKKAYELKTLCSIDVILIIYGPRTDESYPSQPEIWPSNIDMVKELIESYNSQPMEDMKRKTLDLSNYFDDRNKKVEDAIIKLRKNNNEQLYPIWDERYNDLTEEQLKEFIGFLQTKIEEIRVSVIMQNQSSYLPLALPAPTTMLMKDGDFYNGHGVVGYNNPNNYLVDNFSYGYPHQNSSLISYEMDNKVMFNGVANNVYCPPLGFYDSKKFESMSMENSRSWQLGHNIALADPWSSNMIGYNESGSNGNSISRNFTYI; encoded by the coding sequence ATGGGTAGAGGCAAATTGAGTATGAATTTAATAAGCAATGTGAAGACTAGGAAAGCCACCTTTaataaaaggaagaaaggtttgATAAAAAAAGCCTATGAACTTAAAACCCTTTGCTCAATCGATGTTATCTTGATCATCTACGGGCCAAGAACCGACGAATCCTACCCATCTCAACCCGAAATATGGCCATCGAACATCGACATGGTCAAGGAATTGATCGAGTCCTACAATAGTCAGCCGATGGAAGATATGAAGAGAAAGACTCTTGACTTGTCAAATTACTTTGATGATAGAAACAAAAAGGTCGAGGATGCAATTATCAAGCTGAGGAAGAACAACAATGAACAACTCTATCCCATATGGGATGAAAGATACAATGATTTAACCGAAGAACAATTGAAGGAATTTATCGGTTTCTTGCAAACGAAGATTGAGGAAATTAGGGTTAGTGTAATCATGCAAAACCAATCTTCATATCTCCCACTTGCCCTTCCCGCTCCCACGACAATGTTAATGAAAGACGGCGACTTTTACAATGGACATGGGGTCGTTGGATACAATAATCCAAACAATTACCTAGTCGATAATTTTTCTTATGGCTACCCTCATCAAAATAGTTCATTAATATCTTATGAGATGGATAATAAGGTAATGTTTAATGGTGTGGCTAATAATGTATATTGCCCGCCATTAGGGTTCTACGATTCAAAAAAGTTCGAGTCGATGTCAATGGAAAATTCTAGGTCTTGGCAATTAGGGCACAATATTGCACTTGCAGACCCTTGGAGTAGTAATATGATTGGGTACAATGAAAGCGGCAGCAATGGAAATTCAATAAGTAGgaattttacatatatataa
- the LOC124915317 gene encoding WAT1-related protein At5g64700 — translation MMTMMEKRKPYLVVILIQLIYTGMFLLSKAAMDVGMNSFIFVFYRQAIATLFLIPITLFLEWKNAPPLSFQVGFKIFMLSFIGITMSLNLYSVAVVYTSASLGAATANSLPAITFFLALLMRMEVVKVKKLSGIAKVFGIAICMGGVALLAFYTGPFIESHYHLFKNHFHGANTSHSSSSSNSQTWVKGCFLMILSNSCWGLWIVLQGGVVKCYPSKLLLTTLQCFFSSIVSFVIAISMERDLQKWKLGWNIELISVAYCGIMVTGVTYYLQAWVIEKKGPVFLAMSTPLTLVFTIFSSYFLLGEIISLGRVLGGILLVVGLYSVLWGKNREEKEIILQEKVCSEPIDIEAMEIPKEEKNNKIPE, via the exons atgatgactATGATGGAGAAGAGGAAACCCTATTTGGTTGTGATTCTTATTCAGTTAATTTATACAGGCATGTTCTTGCTCTCCAAAGCCGCCATGGATGTGGGCATGAACTCCTTCATCTTCGTCTTCTATAGACAAGCCATTGCCACTCTTTTCTTGATCCCAATCACTCTCTTTCTAGAATG gAAGAATGCACCACCTCTCTCATTTCAAGTCGGTTTCAAGATTTTCATGCTTTCCTTCATCGG gATTACAATGAGCTTGAACCTATATAGTGTGGCTGTTGTATACACTTCTGCAAGTTTGGGTGCTGCAACTGCAAATAGTCTTCCGGCCATTACCTTCTTCCTTGCACTTTTAATGag AATGGAAGTAGTGAAGGTGAAGAAATTATCAGGGATTGCAAAAGTATTTGGAATAGCAATATGTATGGGAGGAGTTGCTTTACTTGCCTTCTATACTGGTCCATTCATAGAATCTCATTACCATTTATTTAAGAACCATTTCCATGGTGCCAATACAAGccattcttcttcatcttccaaCAGCCAAACATGGGTCAAAGGATGTTTCCTCATGATCCTCTCTAATTCCTGCTGGGGTCTTTGGATTGTCTTACag GGTGGTGTGGTGAAATGTTATCCGTCAAAACTTCTGCTCACGACTCTTCAATGCTTCTTTAGCTCGATCGTATCTTTTGTGATAGCCATTTCCATGGAAAGAGATCTTCAAAAATGGAAACTTGGATGGAACATTGAGCTCATTTCAGTTGCTTATTGT GGAATAATGGTGACAGGTGTGACATATTACTTGCAAGCATGGGTGATTGAGAAGAAGGGGCCAGTTTTCTTAGCCATGTCAACCCCCTTGACTCTAGTTTTCactattttctcttcatatttccTATTGGGAGAGATCATTAGCTTAGGAAG GGTTCTAGGAGGGATTCTGTTGGTTGTGGGACTTTACAGTGTGTTATGGGGAAAGAACAGAGAAGAGAAGGAGATAATATTACAAGAGAAAGTATGCTCAGAACCCATAGACATTGAAGCAATGGAGATCCCCAAAGAAGAGAAGAACAACAAAATACCCGAGTGA
- the LOC124915339 gene encoding protein BOLA2: MAVTKEAVESSLTSKLNPSHLEVIDTSGGCGASFVVEIVSDQFEGKRLLERHRMVNAALVEEMKDIHALSIKKALTSAQWKTQQEEAEKLSAVV; this comes from the exons ATGGCGGTGACAAAGGAAGCGGTAGAGTCTTCACTCACCTCAAAGCTGAATCCTTCTCATCTT GAAGTCATTGATACATCTGGAGG ATGTGGAGCGAGCTTTGTGGTGGAGATTGTGTCGGATCAGTTTGAAGGAAAGAGGCTGCTGGAGAGGCATAGGATGGTGAATGCTGCATTGGTGGAGGAGATGAAAGACATTCATGCCCTCTCAATTAAGAAAGCATTGACTTCTGCTCAGTGGAAAACGCAACAGGAGGAGGCTGAGAAGCTCTCTGCCGTTGTATAG